Proteins co-encoded in one Callospermophilus lateralis isolate mCalLat2 chromosome 2, mCalLat2.hap1, whole genome shotgun sequence genomic window:
- the LOC143390512 gene encoding olfactory receptor 5P55-like — MPTVMENCTQVTRFLLLGLTEQEGLQGILFVLFLLIYSATLIGNLGMITLIHTNPQLHKPMYFFLSVLSFIDFSFSTVDTPRLLESFLISSQSISFAGCMVQMALMTLHGTAECLLLAIMAYDRFTAICHPLLYHTMMSQRLCVLLVVATYTASVANSALLMRFIFKLPYCGPSVINHYFCDIPPVLHLAVSYAYILVTICRMNSLEAQSKAFSTCASHLTVICLFYGTTTFMYAQPSSPNSMDQNKVVSIFYTVVIPMLNPLIYSLRNKDVKAALKRRCSGKLPL, encoded by the exons ATGCCCACCGTGATGGAGAACTGCACCCAAGTCACCCGATTCCTGCTGCTGGGGCTCACAGAGCAGGAAGGGCTCCAGGGCATCCTCTTTGTGCTCTTCCTGCTCATCTACTCAGCTACCCTCATCGGAAACCTGGGCATGATCACCCTGATCCACACCAACCCACAGCTCCACaagcccatgtacttcttcctgagCGTCCTCTCGTTCATAGACTTCTCCTTTTCCACCGTGGACACCCCCAGGCTGCTAGAGAGCTTCCTCATCTCAAGCCAGTCCATCTCCTTTGCAGGTTGTATGGTCCAAATGGCTCTCATGACTCTCCATGGCACCGCTGAGTGTCTGCTCCTAGCCATCATGGCCTATGACCGATTCACTGCCATCTGCCACCCTCTCCTCTACCACACCATGATGTCTCAACGTCTATGTGTCCTACTGGTGGTGGCCACCTATACTGCTTCTGTTGCCAATTCAGCTTTGCTAATGAGGTTCATCTTTAAGCTGCCCTACTGTGGCCCCAGTGTCATTAACCATTATTTCTGTGACATCCCCCCTGTGCTCCATCTGGC GGTCTCCTATGCCTACATCCTGGTGACCATCTGCAGGATGAATTCCCTGGAGGCACAGAGCAAAGCATTCTCCACCTGTGCCTCCCACCTCACCGTCATCTGCCTGTTCTATGGCACCACCACCTTCATGTATGCTCAGCCGAGCTCTCCCAATTCCATGGACCAAAACAAGGTGGTGTCTATCTTCTACACTGTGGTGATCCCCATGCTGAACCCTCTgatctacagcctgaggaacaaggaCGTGAAAGCAGCTTTAAAGAGGAGATGTTCTGGCAAACTGCCTTTGTAA